In Pedobacter sp. WC2423, the following are encoded in one genomic region:
- a CDS encoding Crp/Fnr family transcriptional regulator yields MYEIITQSLRALVDFNDEELFLFMQRLKPLNLKKYDFFLEAGKVCKGMVIVQKGGLRYFSRSEKGDCTIGFSFEGDWLGDYESFLLQVPSPDYIQALEDCELFVLNYADMQSLYNHSQRFEKFGRLIAEKLFVDAVKSKRNLMFQSAEDRYLELIEDKPQILNRLPQHLIASYLGIQPQSLSRIRAKLASRR; encoded by the coding sequence ATGTACGAAATTATAACACAATCTCTACGTGCTTTGGTAGATTTCAATGATGAGGAACTTTTCTTGTTCATGCAGCGGCTTAAACCATTGAATTTAAAAAAGTATGACTTTTTTCTTGAAGCGGGGAAGGTGTGCAAGGGGATGGTTATTGTTCAGAAAGGCGGATTGAGGTATTTTTCAAGAAGTGAAAAAGGGGATTGTACCATAGGATTTTCATTTGAGGGTGATTGGCTTGGTGATTATGAAAGTTTTCTCTTGCAGGTACCATCTCCTGACTATATACAAGCTTTAGAAGACTGCGAGTTATTTGTTTTAAATTATGCAGATATGCAGAGTTTATATAACCATAGCCAGCGTTTCGAAAAGTTTGGGCGGCTAATCGCAGAAAAACTCTTTGTGGATGCAGTTAAAAGCAAGCGAAATTTAATGTTCCAGTCTGCAGAAGACCGCTATCTGGAATTAATTGAAGATAAACCTCAGATTTTAAACAGACTTCCTCAACACCTTATTGCCTCTTATCTTGGGATCCAACCGCAAAGCTTAAGCAGGATCCGGGCAAAATTAGCCAGCCGGCGTTAA
- a CDS encoding glycosyl hydrolase: MMVRILKIGLLFFCAVAAGCSKHNNSSPDIPDNTAVVAGKKGADFNVNNKNGTWWGNVINLQSHWYYTWGTDLPMQNAPQNCEFVPMFWGRSNVSDTNIAYAKQLGVQGKAKYILGFNEPDLGDQSNLSVQDALAAWPELESIGLPLGSPATAWPTRQWMYDFMDQAIAQNKRVDFICVHMYVGTDDVAFVKVLQDLHDKYKKPIWITEFATAANNATTMAQNPYTPEMVLAFMQRLLPKLEALDYVQRYSWFSGSPTSSRLWSSALVDANGNLTALGKWYSAYKPNTAIKK; encoded by the coding sequence ATGATGGTCAGGATATTAAAGATAGGGCTTTTATTCTTTTGTGCAGTAGCAGCAGGATGTAGTAAGCATAACAATTCATCGCCCGATATTCCGGATAATACCGCTGTAGTTGCCGGTAAAAAAGGAGCTGATTTCAATGTGAATAATAAAAATGGCACGTGGTGGGGAAATGTAATTAATCTGCAAAGCCACTGGTACTATACCTGGGGGACAGATCTTCCAATGCAGAATGCTCCGCAAAACTGCGAATTCGTGCCCATGTTCTGGGGCAGATCAAATGTCAGTGATACCAATATTGCTTATGCAAAACAGCTTGGAGTGCAGGGGAAAGCGAAATATATCCTGGGATTTAACGAGCCCGATTTAGGCGACCAGTCAAACCTATCTGTACAGGACGCCCTTGCTGCATGGCCTGAATTAGAGTCCATAGGCCTGCCTTTAGGTAGCCCGGCAACCGCATGGCCAACCAGGCAATGGATGTATGATTTTATGGATCAGGCAATTGCACAAAATAAGCGCGTTGATTTTATCTGTGTACATATGTATGTAGGCACTGATGATGTAGCTTTTGTCAAAGTTTTGCAGGATCTGCATGATAAATATAAAAAACCGATCTGGATCACTGAATTTGCCACTGCTGCAAATAATGCGACTACTATGGCTCAGAATCCATATACACCTGAAATGGTTCTGGCCTTTATGCAAAGATTATTACCTAAGCTTGAAGCACTGGATTATGTACAGCGTTACAGCTGGTTTTCAGGTTCACCAACCAGTTCAAGGCTCTGGTCTTCTGCGCTGGTTGATGCGAATGGTAACCTGACAGCATTAGGTAAATGGTATTCAGCTTATAAGCCTAATACAGCTATCAAGAAGTAA
- a CDS encoding SDR family NAD(P)-dependent oxidoreductase has product METTKVLAAAGATVIVPARDIEKAKKNLKKVPNVEIMAMDLARPETVDAFAERFLASNRPLHLLINNAGIMWVPLQRDGRGFESQLATNYLGQYQLVSRLWPALKQADGARVVNVSSYGHQMAPFNFDDPNFEHREYQTLLAYGQSKTASNLFALELDNRAKSFKVRAYSLHPGSIAGTELARDADMELFKQMGFFDENGNMRPEIQVGLKTIPQGAATTIWCATSPMLNDIGGVYCEDGDIADLDVGNFGKDNGLGTRGVQPYALDETNAKKLWDLTEEMVGIKFDVK; this is encoded by the coding sequence TTGGAAACGACCAAGGTACTCGCGGCTGCAGGCGCAACAGTTATCGTACCAGCCCGGGACATAGAAAAAGCAAAAAAAAACCTTAAGAAAGTTCCGAATGTAGAAATAATGGCAATGGATCTGGCGCGGCCTGAAACTGTTGATGCATTTGCAGAAAGATTCCTTGCATCGAACCGGCCACTGCATCTGCTGATCAATAATGCCGGTATCATGTGGGTGCCCTTACAAAGAGATGGCCGTGGTTTCGAATCACAACTGGCCACCAATTATCTGGGACAATATCAGCTGGTATCAAGATTGTGGCCTGCCCTTAAGCAAGCAGACGGCGCAAGAGTAGTTAATGTATCTTCATATGGACACCAGATGGCACCATTTAATTTCGACGATCCCAATTTTGAACATCGGGAATATCAGACACTTTTAGCCTACGGACAGTCCAAAACCGCCAGCAACCTGTTCGCTCTTGAGCTGGACAACCGCGCAAAATCATTTAAAGTGAGGGCTTATTCCTTACATCCCGGATCAATAGCTGGTACGGAACTGGCCAGAGATGCGGATATGGAGCTGTTTAAGCAAATGGGCTTCTTTGATGAGAACGGTAACATGCGCCCGGAAATCCAAGTCGGCCTGAAAACCATTCCGCAAGGTGCCGCTACCACCATATGGTGCGCTACAAGTCCAATGCTTAATGACATTGGCGGGGTGTATTGTGAAGACGGGGACATCGCGGATCTTGACGTTGGTAACTTCGGAAAAGACAATGGCCTTGGAACGCGGGGTGTACAGCCATACGCTCTGGATGAAACAAATGCTAAAAAGCTTTGGGACTTAACGGAGGAAATGGTAGGAATAAAATTTGATGTTAAATAA
- a CDS encoding helix-turn-helix domain-containing protein, with product MEYIARYLTKEIKLSSYEDKLFKSDLMFDDHMLVWFISGETKIIQWDTTFNFRTGDIFLIPRNQLATIINYPKNGLPHKTVVMHLSLDRLRKFYENIDVRKRSQPDQKIYTFNDHPLLESCLASLIPYFDIDGQFPEDLASLKITEAISILRMIDPGVDSVLANFDLPGKIDLVSFMQRNFMFNMSLEKLGYLTGRSLSTFNRDFKKLFNTTPQKWLTDKRLELAHYQLLEKRKKPKEVYLEVGFEDLSHFSFSFKKKYGMSPVQLISALQ from the coding sequence ATGGAATATATAGCCAGGTATTTAACAAAAGAGATCAAGCTTTCCTCCTACGAAGACAAGCTTTTCAAATCAGACCTGATGTTTGACGATCACATGCTCGTCTGGTTCATTTCCGGCGAAACAAAGATCATCCAGTGGGATACCACCTTTAATTTCAGAACCGGTGATATTTTTCTGATTCCAAGAAACCAGTTGGCAACGATTATCAACTATCCTAAAAATGGACTTCCCCATAAAACCGTTGTCATGCATTTATCGCTTGACCGATTGAGGAAGTTCTATGAAAATATCGATGTCAGGAAGAGATCGCAACCCGATCAAAAAATCTACACGTTCAACGATCACCCCTTATTGGAAAGCTGCCTCGCTTCGCTTATCCCTTATTTTGATATAGACGGTCAGTTTCCCGAGGACCTCGCTTCATTAAAAATAACAGAGGCCATCAGTATATTGCGGATGATCGATCCGGGCGTCGACAGCGTTTTGGCCAATTTCGATCTGCCCGGTAAAATTGACCTGGTCAGTTTTATGCAGCGGAACTTTATGTTTAACATGTCACTGGAAAAATTGGGCTACCTCACTGGCCGGAGTCTATCGACCTTTAACAGGGACTTCAAAAAACTATTTAATACCACACCACAGAAATGGCTTACAGACAAAAGATTGGAACTCGCGCATTATCAGTTGCTCGAAAAAAGGAAAAAACCTAAAGAGGTTTATCTTGAAGTAGGCTTTGAAGATCTGTCCCACTTTTCGTTTTCTTTCAAAAAGAAATACGGCATGTCTCCAGTTCAACTGATCTCGGCCTTACAATGA
- a CDS encoding HlyD family efflux transporter periplasmic adaptor subunit — MPENLSPFNRQNSDEIEEIITSVPSWIVRSGTMIIFTVIAGIVLMSAFIKYPDIVNTSLKVNSLNSPKRILSKQRGKLVRILVTENQFVKQGQPVAYLESTADHTDVIRLLKKLKQLRTIAPSSTFVNNFESDKLNLGELQSAYEVFYQSYLQFNKAIKGGHYSKQKIFLEKDLNELRKLTDNINQQKKIQEKQIENAELQYKAYIILRKKGVISNNEFKEQENKYLSSKYPLLQNETSLSNNNTAYLAKQKELLDLDNTIMEQRLNFIQALNGIITETESWLMHYVLSAPVDGIVGFSGIIQENQNVNVNDELFFINPVNARFFGEVAIPQYSMGKIKLGQKVLIKLQSYPFEEFGMIHGEVNYLSEVALKDSVFIAKVDFKDFENKDASRKIVLKSGMLAEAKIITRESSLLARFSRSITKIFEDGR; from the coding sequence ATGCCTGAGAATTTATCGCCATTTAACAGGCAGAACAGTGATGAAATCGAGGAAATTATTACCTCCGTTCCTTCCTGGATAGTACGCAGTGGAACAATGATTATTTTTACTGTTATTGCAGGGATTGTGTTGATGTCTGCATTTATTAAGTATCCTGATATAGTCAATACATCATTAAAAGTAAATTCTTTAAATTCTCCCAAGCGGATTTTATCGAAACAAAGAGGTAAACTGGTTCGGATACTGGTGACTGAAAATCAGTTTGTTAAGCAAGGACAGCCTGTTGCTTATCTGGAGAGTACAGCGGATCATACTGACGTTATCCGGCTTTTAAAGAAACTCAAACAGCTCCGCACGATAGCCCCATCATCGACTTTTGTTAATAACTTTGAATCTGATAAACTTAATCTTGGCGAATTGCAATCTGCATATGAAGTTTTCTATCAATCTTATCTGCAATTTAATAAAGCAATAAAAGGTGGTCATTATTCCAAACAGAAGATTTTTTTGGAGAAAGATTTAAATGAACTCAGAAAGTTAACGGATAACATTAATCAGCAGAAGAAGATCCAGGAAAAACAAATAGAAAATGCCGAGTTACAGTATAAAGCCTATATTATCCTCAGGAAAAAAGGGGTAATTTCCAATAATGAATTTAAAGAGCAGGAGAACAAATACCTGTCCAGTAAATATCCACTTCTTCAGAACGAGACCTCCCTGTCAAATAATAATACCGCTTATCTGGCGAAACAAAAGGAGCTTCTGGATCTCGATAACACCATTATGGAACAGCGATTAAATTTTATTCAGGCGCTAAATGGGATTATTACTGAAACAGAAAGCTGGTTAATGCATTATGTACTTTCAGCGCCGGTGGATGGTATCGTTGGTTTCTCAGGTATTATTCAGGAGAATCAGAATGTGAATGTAAATGATGAACTATTTTTCATAAATCCTGTAAACGCCAGATTTTTTGGTGAAGTAGCTATTCCACAATACAGCATGGGTAAAATTAAACTGGGACAAAAAGTGCTCATTAAACTTCAGAGTTATCCTTTTGAAGAATTTGGGATGATTCATGGCGAGGTAAATTATCTATCAGAGGTCGCTTTAAAAGACAGTGTTTTTATTGCGAAAGTAGATTTTAAAGATTTTGAAAATAAAGATGCTTCCCGGAAAATTGTGCTAAAAAGTGGAATGTTGGCAGAGGCAAAAATCATCACCAGGGAGAGTTCATTACTCGCCCGGTTTAGCAGAAGTATTACTAAAATATTTGAAGATGGCAGATGA
- a CDS encoding peptidase domain-containing ABC transporter yields the protein MSLRKFTLYTQPDQMDCGPTCLRMVAKHYGKNFRLQMLRDISGINREGVSMLGISEAAEKLGFRSLGATLTCRQLENIDLPVIVHWQQNHFVVVYKIKKDKFYVADPARGLITYDKSEFLTNWVSIFGKDETEGVALILEPTPDFYEREGEKSDSISLTYLFGYLGKYKKLIFQLLLGLGVGSILQLIIPFLTQSVVDIGINTRNLNFVYVILIAQIMLFIGRLSVDFIRAWILLHISTRTNISILTDFLIKLMKLPVSFFDTKMTGDIMQRMDDQKRIENFLTGSTLNTIFSLFNLLVFGIVLAYFNSEVFIVFLISSILYVLWICVFLKKRRQLDTKRFDLSAQNQSVVVQLIAGMQEIKLNNSEKLKRWEWERLQAGIFRFSVRSLSLGQYQQAGAFFINEGKNIIITFLVAKSVIEGYQTLGTMMAIQYIIGQLNSPIEQLIGFVQQLQDAKISLERLNEIHKMEDEEPADKKVIHALPKDKGISISQLSFTYPGAGNDAVLKNINFHIPEGKTTAIVGMSGSGKTTILKLLLRFYKPQKGEITIGSGNLELISHQYWRSKCGIVMQDGYIFSDTIANNIAVGDESPVFEKLSHAVKVANISDLIESLPAGIHTKIGAEGNGLSQGQKQRILIARAVYKDPEYIFFDEATNALDANNESIIMNNLEEFLKGRTVVVVAHRLSTVRNAGNIIVLDKGVIIENGSHEELIALKGEYHKLVRNQLELGA from the coding sequence ATGTCTTTAAGAAAATTTACCCTTTATACACAACCTGATCAGATGGACTGTGGACCTACGTGTCTGCGGATGGTAGCTAAACATTATGGGAAAAATTTCAGGTTACAGATGCTTCGTGATATTTCAGGGATCAACAGAGAGGGAGTGTCTATGCTTGGTATTAGTGAGGCGGCGGAGAAATTAGGCTTTCGGAGTCTGGGGGCTACACTTACATGCAGGCAGCTGGAAAATATTGATCTGCCTGTGATCGTACACTGGCAGCAAAATCACTTTGTAGTTGTTTATAAAATCAAAAAGGATAAATTTTATGTCGCAGATCCGGCAAGGGGACTGATCACGTATGATAAATCAGAATTTCTAACCAATTGGGTCAGTATTTTTGGGAAAGATGAAACTGAGGGAGTTGCTTTAATTCTTGAACCTACACCTGATTTCTATGAAAGAGAAGGTGAAAAGAGTGACTCAATTAGTCTGACGTATTTATTCGGTTATTTAGGAAAATACAAGAAACTCATTTTTCAGTTATTACTTGGACTTGGTGTTGGAAGTATCCTTCAGTTGATCATACCTTTTCTAACTCAATCTGTGGTGGACATTGGGATTAATACCCGTAATCTTAATTTTGTCTATGTCATTCTGATTGCACAAATCATGTTATTTATAGGACGGCTGAGTGTTGATTTTATCCGGGCCTGGATATTGTTGCATATCAGTACGAGGACAAACATCTCTATTTTAACCGATTTCCTGATAAAGCTAATGAAATTGCCAGTGAGTTTCTTTGATACAAAGATGACAGGTGATATTATGCAGCGGATGGATGATCAGAAAAGAATAGAAAATTTTCTTACCGGATCAACCTTGAATACTATTTTTTCATTGTTTAACCTGTTGGTGTTTGGAATTGTACTAGCTTATTTTAACAGTGAAGTTTTTATTGTCTTTTTAATAAGCAGTATACTTTATGTGCTTTGGATCTGTGTTTTTCTCAAAAAAAGAAGGCAGCTTGATACTAAGAGATTTGATCTGTCTGCACAAAACCAGAGTGTTGTTGTACAGCTTATAGCAGGTATGCAGGAAATAAAACTGAACAATTCTGAAAAACTAAAAAGGTGGGAATGGGAACGTTTACAGGCGGGTATTTTTCGGTTCAGTGTAAGGAGTCTTTCTCTGGGACAATATCAGCAGGCCGGTGCTTTTTTTATCAATGAGGGTAAAAATATCATTATTACCTTTCTGGTTGCGAAATCAGTCATAGAGGGATATCAGACATTAGGAACTATGATGGCAATTCAATATATTATTGGCCAGCTCAATAGTCCTATTGAACAATTGATAGGTTTTGTTCAACAGCTTCAGGATGCCAAAATCAGTTTGGAACGTCTAAATGAGATACATAAGATGGAAGATGAAGAACCGGCAGATAAAAAGGTGATACATGCGCTCCCTAAAGATAAGGGGATTTCCATTTCACAATTGTCTTTTACTTATCCTGGTGCCGGAAACGATGCAGTCCTGAAAAATATTAACTTTCATATCCCTGAAGGTAAAACTACCGCGATTGTAGGAATGAGTGGTAGCGGAAAGACAACTATCCTGAAGCTTTTGCTTCGGTTCTATAAACCCCAGAAAGGCGAAATTACTATTGGTTCTGGCAATTTAGAGCTGATTAGCCATCAATACTGGAGAAGTAAATGCGGCATAGTGATGCAGGATGGTTACATTTTTTCAGATACTATTGCGAATAACATTGCGGTGGGAGATGAGTCACCGGTTTTTGAAAAGCTGTCTCATGCAGTAAAAGTTGCAAATATTTCTGACCTCATAGAAAGTCTTCCAGCTGGAATCCATACAAAAATAGGGGCAGAAGGAAATGGCTTGAGCCAGGGACAAAAACAGCGGATACTCATTGCCAGAGCAGTATATAAAGACCCGGAATATATTTTCTTCGATGAGGCTACAAATGCATTGGATGCGAATAATGAGTCTATTATTATGAATAACCTCGAAGAGTTTCTCAAAGGCAGGACTGTAGTGGTGGTTGCGCACCGCTTAAGTACAGTTAGAAATGCTGGTAATATCATCGTACTCGATAAAGGAGTAATCATAGAAAATGGATCTCATGAGGAATTGATAGCACTGAAGGGAGAGTACCATAAACTGGTTAGGAATCAATTAGAATTAGGAGCTTAA